Genomic window (Cardiocondyla obscurior isolate alpha-2009 linkage group LG21, Cobs3.1, whole genome shotgun sequence):
TCAATTTATCGTGTGTTCTCGTTTGAATGTATCTGTCTCTGAAAAACGATAATGCTTAAATCATATTCTCGCGGAGAAGGCGCGACTCGCGTGGGTGTGAATGGATGGCAGATGACAATACGAATGCAAAGCGTTCCCGCAGCAACGAATATTAACTATCCAAGTAGGCGTGCGCGTGAAAGAAACCGAATAAAGGCAATTTTACGAAGCGACATTTTGTTAATCGACTGTGCAAATGCAAACGATGCCGCGGCGCGCGATAACGAAAGGATCAATAAGGccgaaaatggaaaaaggtGCTGGATCGAGAATGTGGACAAGTTGCTCGGGGATCCTGATATTTCTGAGCAACGTTGCTGTCCAGCTTCTTACGGCACGTTAAACGACGACTAACCTTTTCCGTTGAAACTTTCAAGGTGATTCTCGAGCGAAGGTGCATATACCGCTGATTACTCGTGCAAGTATGATCTTTCGCGGCATTTTGACTGCAGTCACctcagatttatttattttcacaaaaCCTTTCGCAAATTCAGCACTACGTTCTTGCGTGAACGTGAAATGGCGTAACGCCTGCCTTGATGaaatatctgaaaattttaagaaaaatagtaaacgcaataaagaattaatttatctgactaaaacaaatttaattaccgttTTACATGAAAACTTTCtctttatcgttaaaattagaatattattgAGACACATATTAGCTTCTCGTGGTTTTTACGTAAgctattataaattaataacgaacaGGAAATATACAcagcatcttttttttttttcctaaaaagAGTCGGAACTATTCTCGAAACGATCTACCTGACCGATCCATGGATCGTAAAAAGATGTGTGTACCAGATCGAGGTTTCTACAGTTCCTTCTAAGGAAGGAAATCTACCCTGGTAGTCCTTGTGCCACTTTGCGGTCATCATATCGGTTGATTCGCCGGTAATAACACGCTTCGATCGTACACACACGCACAATTCATTTCCATCAACTGGCTGAATAATCCCTGAAGAATTTTATTCAACATCTCGCGATAGTACGCGTATAATACTGCGCGCTTTATTCGCGTTGAGCTTGTTCATTTGTAACCAAGAGAGTTCATTACTCTTTGAATAAGATGCGGAACTTCGCGATGAGAAATTGTATAGGAATTGTCAAGCTATTATAATACACAGCTTCGTAGTTTCTATCGCAAAGACTCACCGGACATTACAGGTTCATCGCTCCCGGAAGCGCTATAGTTCTCGCGCGACGCAGCAGATACGTGACGCGCGAGTATGTAAGAATCCGCAGGTTCAGGAACAAAcgccgcgttaattaatttaggaGCCTGCCCGTTTCGGGAGGAAGATCAAGAAATAATCTTATTAGCCATTCCGCTTCGGTGGCAATTAAATCGCAGtcgcgaggaaaaagagaaagccTTTGGATTGCGTGCACCCGGTCATCGTAATGAAGCTTTGCATTAATTATGTCATGGATCGCATTAGTTCGCGGAATGAAAATTCAACGTGAGGAATTAGCGGattagagaaaaagaaagctgAGCTGCAAATGATAATAGGCGTCATAGGTATCGTGGATACTTGGGATTATCTCAATAGATATAAGTTATATACTTTTTGATACCTTATCGCTCCGGTTAGGATCGAAAATAGGCTGGTTGATCGGCACTTTTTTCCCACGTTCAagcgagaaaggaaaggaTAACGCGAACGTCGATCTGAAAGGCGGTACGGAAATCGAAATATTCTGGAATACAAAATTGCACCGGTGCTTTCCaagcaaaaagaaagaagaaagtgcATGCCGCTACGATGATCGTAGAATCCGCGATGCGATATACGCGTCCGATTTCTTTCGAGGAAAAACGTAGGGCCGCTTGACCGAGACTCGTCGATCGAGGAACTCGTTCTTGAGTAATGGGGGAATAAAAAAGGTAGAAGCGATCGATGGGTAAACGGTATtacgcgaattaaatattattcagaAGGCATCGCGCGTATACAACATATTTTTGacgtgttcttttttttttttttttttttttttttattcccgaaGACAACATATGGCATTTTTGCGTCATTCGGTACCTCGTCTGTATTTTTCCGTTTCTTTCCGTTATGTTATCATAAAAGAGTGACTGGTTATACTctgcgttcttttttttttattttttttttattttttcgttacAATGATTACACTTTACCTTTCTCtcgttacgtaaaatatttaacgtttattGTTTCTTGTCACGACTGGATATCCATAGatgaaacattaatttcatGCATACTAAAGGATCGACAATTTTCTATCGTGATATAGCAAGGTTTAGCCCCACCATCGGTCTCTGTAACTGAACGTAATAATGTACGGCGGATATAAAGAGAAGGGAGGAAAAGAGCACGCGGCTACGCTAGAAACGGTATCGCGggtctggtttttttttttctaactggCTCCCGTGACGTATTTGTCTCGAATGGGACACGAACGGCGGGATCTTGACGAACTTGTCACGCGTGTCGTAGCCTCTTAGCGAGACTTCCGGATGATTGTAGAAACGTAGAGGCGATTATGGGGATCGACTAGAGCCGCGAAGCACACATACTTGACGggtctttctttctccgcgtACGTGAAATATCGGGGACACTATCCGCTCTGCTCTCTTCTCGCTGCTCGCCTTCTACGAGCAATGGGAAATCTGGCACGCATCGCACAAACTAATCTCGTTCAAGAACCGGAGACCTTTTTTATCCACCAACTTATAGATAAAAATCTAACTgtctaatatatttatttaatttaagaaacaaGTCAcgttttttatcataatttttaaatgcaaataaattaatagattaaattacgataattaagTTGTAATCACTcgtttagaaaattaaattaaaaagaagaagaagaagaaaaaaaagatacgagTAGGAGTATGGGTCGGGTCGGAAATCAAGCTATATTTAGACCAAGTATCGCCTGGATTAGATGTCCCCTCGCTAAAAAGACATTTCGTGGATTTACGAGGCTTTAGCTTATCTTATCGCGGCGAGATCGGACGATATTCCGCGTTCGGAGAAGGAGCCAAGGCAGGCGTTGCAAGTGTAGAACCGATTcgttgtatatatgtatatgaatcGCCCGGTGAAACGACGCCGTGGCGAAGCTAGTCGGGATGCCGGGTTGAGGCGTGGAAGCGAGGTGGCGATGAGCGGAATTGCAAGGTTACGCGAGGGAAAGTCCACCTCGCGCATCACCCACACAATGCCGTTTCGCGCATTCCAATTCTCAAAGTGAAAGACCCGAAGCCCCAACGTTAAAAACGTCATACATATGGATAAAGCGCGCGCATATGAGTGGCTATGCGCGGATGCGATGATTGCGCATTCGCGCGGCCTCATCCAGCCCACATTTGCACGCGCATAGTACGCGTCGCAACTGCGAAAACGCGTGGAAAGCCGGTCTCGGTGTCGCGAGAAACCTGAGGTCTTCCTCCCTCGTttcattctctttcttttctcaaattttgtaaaatacggATAGGGCTTCATAAACATATCGAGTCTTCTCCAGCGAATAACCAAGTCGAGGAGAAAAAGGCAggaagttttaataattcatagaAGACTCGAATATCTCGAGCAAAAATTCCTTTTAACACGAGAGCGCCGATATGTTTAAAGTCAATGTGAATtgattaacgtaataaaacgATATCGGCTTGCGTGTAGAGATACGTGTACGTTACCATTATTACGTGGCGTGAAATAGCTGACCTGACTCGGTTTCGGAATGCCGCGGTAAAGGGTACCTACCTCTCGCGCCCTGATCGAATCTGGGAGCAAAAGGATCGGATACACAAGGAAGGCTGACACGGTCCCACACCACGCAATCTAGCTGTAGCGAAGGTGTGGTTACGATCACGGAGCTGGTCGACCTCGTTTAGGACCGGTAAGAGCATATAATACGAACACTCAGCGTTGGTGTCGCAGCGCGGCCACCTCGGCAAAAAGGAGCAAGCGTTCAATCGATTTCGCAATCATTCTGTTTGCGTATCCTGCCAACACGTCAAGTGCAACATTTTTCGTtctattccctttttttttttttttactagtaTAATACATTTCGCTTTTAAAGCGAGCATTCGCTGTCCCGTAGCATTAActtgtaacaaataatttgtCCTTCTCCGACTTGCGAAGCACTCTTTAAATTCGAAAGCACGTCAGCTGTTTAAGCCGTGAGTTAAGAGCCAACCGGAGATAAACGTAGCGCATCGGTATCGCTGCCTTAAACAAAGGAGAAACGGGAATTATGTTTTATCTGACTGTACGTGTGGAATGTAACTTAAACCGTAAAATCATATCGTCATTCTTCTCgcgcgattttatatttttaaagtttttttttttttctgaagaAAATGTTATTGTCAGctaaaaatcgaaaagataTTTTGAAATGCAAAGTGCTCCAATAGAGGATGTGTATTCAAGAATAGACTGGTTCCGGGTCATAAGCCGGCAACCGGTTTAAGTTCGGGTTGGGTGCGAACTCCGTCACCTACGGCGTCAGCAGACCCTCGTGTATGACGATAAAGTAGAGTACGAGTCCGAAATAGCATATAAATTCGTTTTCGTCGCACAatgttcttcttctttcttctttttgcaAGACGAGAGAAGGAGACGCGCCTTCCTAAATGCGAAGCTGTTCGTTACAAACATCCTGTCGTGCATTTAGTCGCGCCAAACATTTGCTCCTCTCGTTGAAAGACCAAAATGAAATACTTGAACCGATGGAGAAGCTTTGGCCGCGAGCCGAATACTAAATACAAACTGAAAAAGGAAATAACGTAGACTAGCGGCATTGAAATTGCCAATACTCAAATACATCTAATTCGATTTATTCGATAAACGTAACTGTGCTAAAGTGCATGGCGACGTGTATCGTCGCCGATCAATTGTCGCCATTTAGTGCCTCTTACACGTCGCTTTCAATACCACTGAAAGAACGAGAAATGCGGATGAAACGCGTGACGTTTAGTCGCACgatttagtaaaaataattttaaaagaattttatgtgttatcaatttttaagtGACGATCTTAAGAAAGGAGTTTAGAAAATATTCGAGGTACCTATTAACCgctactttaaaaaaatgtagtaaTTTCCACCGGTGGTTGGacttcttaaaaattaatttttgtttaattaaatttttttaaattaatttttaattaagtcacGATCGTGATCTCGCGGTTTCattgaagtaaaaaatattttcaaaaactaCCATCCTGCTCGCACTCGTGtgacgtattattttattcgaagcGAAGAATGAATTCTGCACGAAAATCGTCCGCATCGTTTCACGTGATGCAGGCGGCACGCTAATAACGTGAAAAAACGGTCGTTAATCATGCGACAACGGTTCCCAACGCAGCGGTTTACTGTTAGTCGGAGGATTACTTGGTTCGGCACGACGCTGAGTGCAGTTCTTGCAGCTACAACAGCGTATTCACTTAGAAGACTCGCAAAACACCGTACCGTGaaatgaaaattgaattgCATTTTCGTGAATTGCGATTTATCTCAaccgtaatataattaattatctcggcTTTGATAaaggcttaaaaaaaaaaagataagaagaaaaagaaagaaagaattttagaaAGCACGTGATAAAAATGCAGTCCTGttagataaaaagataacAGGACATTGCCGTTTTATGAGTGGAAAGTGAGCATTATGAACTACATtaaatcgataataatttcatgCTCAATTACAGTCCTGCTAtctctaatttaaatttacgatagctttttttaaaaagctgttattatcgttaattaattcgcgacgaGAGTCAATGTAACTCGACATATTTTAACAGTGGAAACTACAGGATTCGCGCAAATATTTCGTCTTAAAGCACTGAAATACGATAATCGTTCCAATTGAGACGGTCTGCTTCTGACGATGCCTCATACGGAATGATGTAATCTGCGCTCTTAATGCCTCGAATGACTAGTACCAGCTACTTATTACCTCGCTCTTGACCTATTAAGCCTTTTGCCATGTCTAAGTGCTCTCGAACGACCGTACCCTGCGATCTCGAGCGCAACGGGTCCATCTCCGGCTCCTCTCTTCCAGGTAATCCCGCCTTCGTGCCCCCGGTCGAAAATTCCCAGACGCCTTACGGTTGTTAGGGGGCGAGTTTAATGCCCGCGATCAAGCGGCAGGCTAACAGTAATTATTGCAGCACGACGGAAAGAATGCGAGTCGCGACGTAGCGGAATCCGCGCGGGATCTCCTCGCTCTTGCGACCGCGGAAGTCCCCGTTGTTACTCTCTCCCGTTCTTTCGCGCTACCCATTTCTGGTGCGTGCCCGGCATTCAGCGTGCCCGGGCGTACGTTACACGTACGTTTAACCGCGGCTGCGATCGTCTTGCTCGTTTCTCTCCTACATACGTTGCCATTATCGTCTTTACCGTGGGAAATAACGCGAGACAAACGtcgacgattatttatttatttcatgaCACACTAAGCACTTTTTTCCTTCACATGAAATGATTCACAGAGAGTCTACCTCGACGTATGCGTTATCATTTCCGCGCGGAGATAGGCTGAGTAAATTTGTATCACTTTTATTCCTCACTTTCAATCGCTCATCGGCCGCGTAATTGGATTGTTTATTAGTCTTCGGTCGTTAATCATTATTTGTTCTAAAAATGCACGTTCAttcacgtatatatatattagacATCTCAAAGAAAATCTAAACTCTTTAAGTATTGACGTTGATAAATTAAGAATGTAATTGGAATTATTCGATTTCTCTTTGGAATATTTGAAACAGATAATTAAGTGCTTAAAACAAATACTacaaatatacatgtatgtactATAAATAGGACAGCCGGCGAATACTTTCTATTCTCTCCGAAGTACTACAAGGTTGAAGGAGCCTTCGAGTGTTGCGATATGTAAAATTCATTGGCATTGAACCTCGCCTTGCCTTCGTCTGCCATGCTTTGTCGCGCCGTACCACGCGTCATCTCAATGGAATGAGAAGTCCCGACAAGGTCCGCCTCTGTAACCTAAGAAGAAAGGAACTCTGTGGCGACCCAGACGATttcgtgtaaaaatatatgtataaagggATTATCCCTTTTCGTGGAACACGTTCCTACGTAGGCGCAAAAGTTCGTTTACAATAATCTAAGCTGCGATCGCCAACACGACAATTACTGTATACAGTTACACGGTAactgttaatttataataattacagagcagtattatcataaatttacaGTTACTTGGAGTCGTCAAATGAAAGATTTGCGCATTCCGAATTAACGTGACTTAGAAAaataagaggaaaaaaaaaagagaaaaatgcaATATGGGttattcgcaattaaaatGCTGTGCAAgtcatttaaatttacattcttccgcgcacaagttattcgcgaacaccccgaccgtgattttataatcgcgaaaattattcaatgatcactttcgcgcgttccgcgtcattctttttaaagattttttttttagaacggCGCGTTGGACTTGGGGTTCAGCCGTCAAGCACGTTTTCGATGTCGatcgaaatttttatgtaactgCGTCGCAAACTTTTCGCGTGCACGAAAGGCGCAGCAACGTGAGAGACGTAACGGATCAACGAGATCGGCAACGGTACTTCGTGCCTGGTCTGCGAGCACTCGTAAAGTCCCTGCATACTAATGGGACATCGCTGTCGTTATTGCGACTCTTTACGTCCTTGATGATCTTCGTTCCGGAGTGTCGCGCACGCGATTTCCCTCGCGATTAATATCTAAATGATGGAAAAAGAGATGGTTCCCCGATCTTGATAACTTTTGCAACAGAATGTGAGAATATTTGCCAATAGGGAGAGAATGATTCGAGAAGTCCCCGCAACGTTGTTCCCCGAAGTAACATTGTCTCGCGGACGACTGcgaacgttaaataaattactttacgAAAGACGTACGGTATAAAGTAAATCCTTTTTGCTTTCGAGCTGGAAAATGTTTCCGTCGCCGtcgtggaaaagaaaaatttttgcgacGGGCACGATATTCTTACGTATTACTTGCTAATGACGAATGCCGGGCTAGGCCATCGCTGCTGCAAATAAAGCCGAGGCCGGAAGTGAAGCAATTACTCAGCCGGTCGGGCAGCTCCAGTCAATTGTCCCGATTGTATTCTCGCGGTAGCCGCTGTCGACATTGCGGACAGGAAAATGTGCtcgtttcgttttcgtttttAATGACCGGTCGACGTAATCGCTCGTTGACAACCGGGCTTCGTCATTAGAGCGAGCTCCAGGGAACGGCTATCGATCGACCGTTTGATCACAGGGaggttctttttctttttttctttcttcttctttttttttttcttttttaattagagatGCCCGACGTTTAAGAATCTTTTAAAACAAGTTAAACCTTCTCGGCGAATTTACTCTTTGCGCAGATAAGTGTATTTTCTTGGAACGAAATAGTTTCTTCGCGCGCCATCACGTACATTCGCCGCACGTGCACGATGCACCGTTGATCGCCGGCGCCGAGCTGGAGAATCGAATCGATTactattttatctctttcattTCAGGATGATGATGTAACGGGACTTTCGCTGTCGTCGCGGTGAGCCAACAATGTCCACGCAATGCAATCGCTTCGTGCAAAACGCCTGGAAGAAGGAGCTCTGCTCGAATTGCTTCAAACCGAAGGAGGAACACGCGCCGGGTGACGATATCTTGCGACTGAACGTCGAGAAGGCTTCCACGAACCTGAAGATTGATAATCTTCAGCTACAGGTATCGACTTGTTGATCTGTCACATTTTTATAGACGGTAGACATTTATACGTTCTAGGTGCAAGGtccaattttcttttgtagataattaaattaaattaattattttaaaaagcttaTGCGTTTCGTTCATGTACGTActtaaatttgtaattgttACATAGTTTTTTACAcggtttaaataatttatataccgtGTAGATATGACGCGtgccaattaaaatttttatcgaacaaGTCTATAATTGatgtatttgatattttatggATAGCACtatctaatattattaaatcgtcATAAAAAGAAACCTGTTCTTCGAGTTGCTGATATTTCGCATAGCTGTGTCGAATTAACGGGGCGTGATGATTATGCGTCAAGACGTTTCCGGTTTTGCAACTTGTGATAAGCGCGTCCCGTTGCGATTGAAATCAGACGGCCGAATGATCTTGTAGAGTATTCTTCGCGGCAAAACGACAACCTGTCGGAAGGATCAGCGTAAGAAGAACGTCGGATTCCCCGAGTCCCTTGCCGAGGTGATCGGTTACGGCGGCGATGAGTTCTCCGACGGCGAAGAAGACAGAGACGGGGGCCAAGGCGACTCCGCGAAGTCGGAAGACCTGGTGCCGGATAGCGAGGAAGAGCGCGCGTTGTTCGACCTGACTCGCGCGAACACCAACTTCAACACGGTCACGGCAAACCTGACGAATGTCGAGAGCGAGGGCTCGCACGACGTGGCCAAATCGTCGGCGGCTTCGCCTGCCAAGTCGTTCGCCTCGTTGATGCTGGGGAGGATACAGCGAGACGCTGACGGCAGAAAGACGACCCTTCTGGTGTCCGTAACGCCTTTCGGGGGAGAAGAACCCGTACCCACCGCTAAAAGGCCGGCCGATCGAAAGATCAACACGATCAACTTGCAAACTACtccgtttaaattaaaatccgaCGACGGCGGAGCGTCGGATAGCACTGCCAAAGTAAGTACAGCAGGAGAGCGTCAAGTAGATGTTATCGCTATTTTttggtatttaatttttttttttttttttttaataattatatacaaactGCTTGTTAAAGGccgcaaaaaaatttaatggaCCGGAACGGAGAAAGATCGAGGAACAAGAACAGAAGTCTTCCCCGGAACTAGGAAAGATTGTAGACATGCCATTGATCACTTCCTCTAACATGATTTCCATAATGCGGAGAGAGATCACGACGGATACTGCCAATTCAGATTCGATGAAGACGACGGAAGCCATGATGCAGAAGTACCCATCCGTTTGCAAACTAGATAAGGGGAGCGACAGAAATGTTTCTATTAGCGCTGCTTCAGCGACGAAGAAGACTGAAACCGAGGCCTCGTCGAGGATGTCCGCGCAATCCGCGCCGAATAGCGACGTGGGAGAGAGCGCAAGAAGAACGACGGCGAGTAAAAGCGAGTGTGCGAAACAGGACGAAGTGAAGGATAGAGTCGAGCTCGCCTCGTTGGCGGCTCTGAAAAACGAGGAAACGCCGGAGAGCGAGCGATCGATCGGTATCGACGACGAGACCGTCGACAAGGCCGAGGAGGTTGCGTCGCTGCAGGTGCGCGAGCTCGATGGAGAGTGCGAGGGCGCGGAGCGGAAGAAATTCTGTTTCGACAGCAGCCGCGAGCTCGCGGGCGAACCGGACGGCAAAGCGGACGAGGAGATAGTGACGGAACCGCCGGCGCTGCCGACCAGTCCGCCACCGATCATAACCACAGAGCCAAGGCCCTCCTTCTTACACGGTGGCGTTAATGCCGACGCGAAGGTGAAACCTCTCGTGCCGCAGAAACCGATGACCTTTCCCGTAAAGGCAAACGATGGTCCGCTCGCCGCGAAGAAACTTCCCAACGGCGATTACGTATTGCCACCTCCGTCGGTTCAAACTGTCGCTGGGAGACCTGGCCATAATTTTAGTGAGTCTTATTTCATCTAAGAAgcataaattagaaataaataacgggAAATATCTCTTTGATTGTACgttattttagtaattaattaattaatttaattttgcgcaATCTAATATAGTGACGGAAATATTCGAAAGGTTGCTTCTAGCTGTTGTAATTTTTTGTAGCTGCAAGTTATTTGTTTTCAAaactgattttattttaattgaaattaatttattttatatagaataattataacgaaAAAGGGAACGTATATAggttttattatatctttattaaatctattttttaaaaagtttttatacgCGTCTGTAATATCATTGCTGATGCGTGTTACTATCTCTTTTTAGGTACGCAGGATATGAGCTCTCGATGTTCAACGAAGAAGAACGTTACGAACGAGATGTTATCAGAGCCTGATCAAGTCTCTCCGGCTATTACAACTCAAAATTCGGAATCTGAAGATCAGGCAAAAATTTCATCGAAATCCGCCATCTCGCCGTTGTTCGCTTCCGTAATTGGTTCGCCAGCCTCGTCGAGAAACTGTCCGACGGGTAACGAAGCAGCGGATGAAAGTATTGTGCCAGACGAGGAGTTTCCGGAAATCACTCCGGTTTCCGTCTCCACAATGGAGCTCGTGCGCTCGCCGAATAAACGAAGAATGGCGCCACGACCACCGGAGACTGTAGAGGATTTTTTACCAGCTTCCTCTTTATTCGCGAGAAATCCGGGGGCCAATCTCAAGTCCGATTCCCCAGTGGTACGTGAGAAAGAGAAGCGTGAGAGATCGTCTTCGTGCAGTCCTAAATTCCGCAAGGCGGTCTGCGATTTACCAGATCCTACGAACGAGATTGTCAAGCACGTGATAGAGTCCGTTCCTAGGAGAACGATATCTCTATCGCAGGACAGCTTAGCGACGGAGAAAGAGGCgcgggaggaaaagaaaagaggcaGAAACCGGCGCGGTTTCTCCCTGAAAAGGTTTCTGCGGATGGGCACGAGAAAGGACATGGACGTTATCGCCGGTCAAACGTCGGGAACGAAAACCGACGAGATACCATCGACGC
Coding sequences:
- the LOC139110615 gene encoding microtubule-associated protein futsch isoform X2, with product MSTQCNRFVQNAWKKELCSNCFKPKEEHAPGDDILRLNVEKASTNLKIDNLQLQSILRGKTTTCRKDQRKKNVGFPESLAEVIGYGGDEFSDGEEDRDGGQGDSAKSEDLVPDSEEERALFDLTRANTNFNTVTANLTNVESEGSHDVAKSSAASPAKSFASLMLGRIQRDADGRKTTLLVSVTPFGGEEPVPTAKRPADRKINTINLQTTPFKLKSDDGGASDSTAKAAKKFNGPERRKIEEQEQKSSPELGKIVDMPLITSSNMISIMRREITTDTANSDSMKTTEAMMQKYPSVCKLDKGSDRNVSISAASATKKTETEASSRMSAQSAPNSDVGESARRTTASKSECAKQDEVKDRVELASLAALKNEETPESERSIGIDDETVDKAEEVASLQVRELDGECEGAERKKFCFDSSRELAGEPDGKADEEIVTEPPALPTSPPPIITTEPRPSFLHGGVNADAKVKPLVPQKPMTFPVKANDGPLAAKKLPNGDYVLPPPSVQTVAGRPGHNFSTQDMSSRCSTKKNVTNEMLSEPDQVSPAITTQNSESEDQAKISSKSAISPLFASVIGSPASSRNCPTGNEAADESIVPDEEFPEITPVSVSTMELVRSPNKRRMAPRPPETVEDFLPASSLFARNPGANLKSDSPVVREKEKRERSSSCSPKFRKAVCDLPDPTNEIVKHVIESVPRRTISLSQDSLATEKEAREEKKRGRNRRGFSLKRFLRMGTRKDMDVIAGQTSGTKTDEIPSTPQPKPRLEIIHPLELDGAAVEVVGNDRIVRMSEDQTDFGGAKNEGSKTSRFLPPIAARPGKPPPPPRNQSLEDWSRLDSASKPVRPPPPHADIKLNVASSRNDKISSKATWRPTTATTSDSIYANLGEVRSSLAPSKPQRTASMRDRAICQPVPKRTPAEERHRDYDGLVATRPTSDSPTSNDSHVYECLSSSPECDSNIELRHGNGDGFRAACKRKSDSSAMVGESKVHHQPPFVRSVSFPYCSSETESELYAPYTFYTGDEGAEEDQDWKNADEEPRLGRLRQRRGRTVVHRSLEDNYGAVVVANHEALTQFLEQENQFGQFPPSLRALKNANPRLKHFNIDTLSLISIGRRIFYSATWNDQNVTLCIAFDLAMPMPQKDFYLLPVIEFVDKVPKEIIEKVRPSENEDVEATISVLPYQHITTIESYGVMSKDINGEGANREASFIFLQLVNAMKSLQARGIEDASKSLNDVVLCREDMYYRLYLLQGRLNIDLSDETGEERVSLCGCALIALQQLHLTNEFPLIQELLIREKADTLSQVKSVLEFSLWGPADVPLGGPREREVALQRWLDLERANVLHALVKTKAALTVIDEYQLLFLVRTTAKIMSEASVLLDEQRKRLNQTC
- the LOC139110615 gene encoding microtubule-associated protein futsch isoform X1 → MSTQCNRFVQNAWKKELCSNCFKPKEEHAPGDDILRLNVEKASTNLKIDNLQLQSILRGKTTTCRKDQRKKNVGFPESLAEVIGYGGDEFSDGEEDRDGGQGDSAKSEDLVPDSEEERALFDLTRANTNFNTVTANLTNVESEGSHDVAKSSAASPAKSFASLMLGRIQRDADGRKTTLLVSVTPFGGEEPVPTAKRPADRKINTINLQTTPFKLKSDDGGASDSTAKAAKKFNGPERRKIEEQEQKSSPELGKIVDMPLITSSNMISIMRREITTDTANSDSMKTTEAMMQKYPSVCKLDKGSDRNVSISAASATKKTETEASSRMSAQSAPNSDVGESARRTTASKSECAKQDEVKDRVELASLAALKNEETPESERSIGIDDETVDKAEEVASLQVRELDGECEGAERKKFCFDSSRELAGEPDGKADEEIVTEPPALPTSPPPIITTEPRPSFLHGGVNADAKVKPLVPQKPMTFPVKANDGPLAAKKLPNGDYVLPPPSVQTVAGRPGHNFSTQDMSSRCSTKKNVTNEMLSEPDQVSPAITTQNSESEDQAKISSKSAISPLFASVIGSPASSRNCPTGNEAADESIVPDEEFPEITPVSVSTMELVRSPNKRRMAPRPPETVEDFLPASSLFARNPGANLKSDSPVVREKEKRERSSSCSPKFRKAVCDLPDPTNEIVKHVIESVPRRTISLSQDSLATEKEAREEKKRGRNRRGFSLKRFLRMGTRKDMDVIAGQTSGTKTDEIPSTPQPKPRLEIIHPLELDGAAVEVVGNDRIVRMSEDQTDFGGAKNEGSKTSRFLPPIAARPGKPPPPPRNQSLEDWSRLDSASKPVRPPPPHADIKLNVASSRNDKISSKATWRPTTATTSDSIYANLAAEDVTGEVRSSLAPSKPQRTASMRDRAICQPVPKRTPAEERHRDYDGLVATRPTSDSPTSNDSHVYECLSSSPECDSNIELRHGNGDGFRAACKRKSDSSAMVGESKVHHQPPFVRSVSFPYCSSETESELYAPYTFYTGDEGAEEDQDWKNADEEPRLGRLRQRRGRTVVHRSLEDNYGAVVVANHEALTQFLEQENQFGQFPPSLRALKNANPRLKHFNIDTLSLISIGRRIFYSATWNDQNVTLCIAFDLAMPMPQKDFYLLPVIEFVDKVPKEIIEKVRPSENEDVEATISVLPYQHITTIESYGVMSKDINGEGANREASFIFLQLVNAMKSLQARGIEDASKSLNDVVLCREDMYYRLYLLQGRLNIDLSDETGEERVSLCGCALIALQQLHLTNEFPLIQELLIREKADTLSQVKSVLEFSLWGPADVPLGGPREREVALQRWLDLERANVLHALVKTKAALTVIDEYQLLFLVRTTAKIMSEASVLLDEQRKRLNQTC